GAATTCATATTGGTATACGCGGTTTGGTAGTGATTTTTGCGCGAGTGCTGCTAGTTCACTCGTAATTTTATAATTGGTGCCATACATATCGAAACCATCTGTTGCATAGCCAATAATGTTCGTCAATGCGCCGATTTGGACTGCCGGAAAGCGATTGTTTTGCGGTTGATTTTGGCGAGCTTGAATCGTGAAACCAGTCGCGCCTTCTGTCACATGATAATCAATGTATTGCGACATATACGCTTCATTCGTCCGCACTGCCGCTTGTTCCGCAAGGCCTAAGTCTTGTAAATACACAAGATCAAAAGTTCCTGCGCCGTCCACTGTTACATCATAAAACCAGCCACGCGAATGAAATTGCATTTGCACCGTGTATTCGAACGGACCAACTCCCCCGCGATATTCAACACCATGCTCATTAAAACCGACTTCTGCATCTGCGGTTAAAAGCGGATAAGCCTCCACTTTATCAGCCAAATGCGCTCGTACATAAATTTGTGATAAGCGATTTTCTAACGGATTTTGAATGACTTGATTCAACATCATATCTTTTAATTTCAGCCAAGCAAGCTCCCCACTTGGATAAAATGCCGCCGACAAATCCGCTTTTTTAATTTCTTTTAATTTTGTCACAGATAGCCACCTACTTCCACTTCAAAAGCATCTACATCTTCGCTACTCGTCCCAACAAAAACGCGGTGAAGTCCCGGTTCCTGCACTTTTTCAAGTTGGTGGTTGTAGAAAGAAAATGCCTCGCTCGTTAATTCAAATGAAACTGTTTTTTCTTCGCCAGCTAAAAGCGCCACTTTTTCAAATGCTTTCAGTTCTTTGACCGGACGTGAAATGCTTGCTGTCACATCTTGCAAATACACTTGAATGACTTCTTTTCCAGCGATTTTACCCGTGTTTTTAATGGTTACTTCCACATGAAGCGACTCACCTAGAGCCAATTCTTTCGGAAGCTCCGCCGTTGTTAATTCAAATTCGCTATAACTTTTTCCGTAACCAAATGGATAAAATGGTTCATTTGGAATATCGAGATAATGCGATACGTAGCGCTCACCTTTATTTTCCGGTGTTTGTGGTCGACCAGTGCGTAAATGGTTATAGTAAACAGGAATTTGACCAGTCGTTTGCGGGAAGGACATCGCTAATTTTCCAGAAGGATTGCTTGCACCGCTTAATAAATCTGCAGTAACGCGGCCTGCTTCTGTCCCCGGGAACCATAATTCGAGAAGGGCATCACTGGCTTCTGCTAATTCTTTGACTTCTAGCGGTCTCCCATTAAACAAAGTGATAACTACCGGTTTCCCAAGCGTTTGCACAAATTTCGCCAAGTCGTATTGTGCTTCCGGCAAACGAATGGTTGCGAGACTTCCTGCTTCTCCGCCCCATTCATTTTTCTCACCTAGCGCAAGAACAACCACTTCTGCAAGGCGCACCGCTTCCTCAATCGAAGCTTTATCTTTCTCGGTAAATTCAGTATAATCCGTCGAAATAGTTGTCATCGTTTCAAATACTTCTCGTAAACCTGTTTCGACATTGATGCCATCTTTCTCTTCGCCGTATACATTCCAACCACCAAGAATATCAGGTGAGGTCGCAAGTGGACCAATTAGTGCCAATTTCGTCGTTTTAGCTAATGGAAGTAAATGATTTTTATTTTCTAATAACACGGCTGATTCCACCCCAGCAGCTCGTGCTTTCAGGCGACTTTCATCAGTTAAAATGTCGTCTGAACGATCGCTATTTTTCAAACCACGATACGGATCCTCAAAAAGTCCTAAATCATTTTTCAAATGTAACATCCGCAACACCGCTTCATCTAAAAGACTTTCAGCTAGTGTTCCTTCCTCAATCAAACCTTTCAATTCATGAATATAGCAAGTCGTCATCATTTCCAAATCAACGCCTGCTTCCATCGAAAATTGCGCTGCCTCTTTCGGATTTCTAGCAGTTCCGTGGTTAATCACTTCAGCAACCGCGCCCCAATCAGAAATAAGTACGCCGTCAAAATTCATTTCACCACGTAAAACATCGCGGTTCAGCCATTTGTTCATCGTCGCCGGAACCCCGTCCACCACATTAAATGCCGTCATGACTAATTTAGCACCTGCTTGGATTGCTGCGTTATAAGCGGCTAAATAATTTTGATATAGTTCGCGCGTAGACATATTGACCGTATTGTATTCCAGTCCAGCCTCCGCCGCCCCGTATGCCGCGAAATGTTTCACGCATGCAGCCATTCGTTCCATGTTTTCATCAAGCTTGCTCGCATCACCTTGATAACCAGCTACCATCGCTTTCCCAAGTTCACTATTTAAAAATGGATCCTCACCAGTTGATTCCATCACACGACCCCATCTCGGATCCCGTACTAAATCAAGCATTGGGGAGAAAGTGACATGATGCCCTTCTGCCGTTGCCTCGAATGCCGAAACTTCCGCCATCACACGAACCGTTTCTTGGTCAAACGAACAACCAAGTGCAAGTGGAATCGGAAAAACGGTTTTATAACCATGTATAACATCCGCCATAAACACAAGCGGAATTCCAAGTCGATTTGTTTTTAAATAAGCTTCTTGAATACCAATCATATCAAGCGCCGAACTTGATCCAAGTACCGAACCCGCATTTTCGGTTTGCGCATCCGTTAATTTCATTTCTTGAAGAAGTGGCCCTGTAAGTTCTGCATTTTTGTTTGTACCTTTAAAAAGAAAAGGGGAAAGTTGAAGACATTGGGCAATTTTTTCATCTAATGTCATTTGATTGACTAAATCTTGCACTTTTTCTTGTTTCATAGGAACCTCCTGAACACATTTTTCGAAACGTTTCTATTCAAATATAACAACAGTATAAGCGCTTTCTTTTCTTTAGTCAACCAAAAACGACATTCACATGGTTAAATGCTTCGATTTTCCAGTTTTTTCTATACTATCTCGTTTTCAAGAAAATCCATGTTCTAAAAAATTATTCACCGCAAACCATTGGTACATAAATAATCAGCCGCTATAAACAAAATTAAAATAGCAATTCACTTGAAACCGATTACATAATATACTATAATAACCTTGTCGAAACGTTTCTATAAAATATTGTGTATGTGAATTGATTTTCACAATTTGCTTCATCCCGTACGGCGCATAAGTTCCGTACAACAGTTTTTATTCTTTAACAGCTTTTAGTTAATCAAGTTGCTTTGAAAAAAACAAAAAAATGGAGGAAAAATCATGAAGAAAAAGATGTTTGTCGTTTTAGCTTTAGTGTTGTCGCTTAGTTTAGTATTAATGGCATGTGGCGGATCGAAGGACGATATGAATTCCAGCGATTCGAAAGTGTTAAATGTTTGGGCTATGGGAGATGAAGCCAAATCATTAAAAGAACTCGCACAAAAATTCACGAAAGACACTGGCATCGAAGTGAAAGTCCAAGTTATTCCTTGGGCAAATGCACATGATAAGTTACTTACAGCAGTCGCTTCCAAATCCGGCCCCGATGTAGTCCAAATGGGAACTACTTGGATGCCTGAATTCGTCGAAGCGGGCGCATTACTTGATATTACAAAAGACGTAGAAAAAAGTAAAAATATGAACTCTGATTTATTTTTCCCTGGTTCGGTAAAAACAACGCAATTTGATGGCAAAACATACGGTGTTCCGTGGTATGCAGAAACACGCGTATTATTCTACCGTACCGATTTACTGAAAAAAGTTGGTTATAACGAAGCACCAAAAACATGGGATGAACTTTCCGATGCTGCACTTAAACTTTCCAAACGCGGCAAAGATATGTATGGTTTTGCCATTGATCCAAACGAACAAACAACTGGTTTCATTTTTGGACGTCAAAACGGCTCCCCTCTTTTCGATAAAGACGGTACTCCTGTATTCAACAAAAAACCATTTGTTGATTCTGTCAGTTATTTAGAAAGCTTCATTAAAAACGGTTCTGCTCCAGACACTGACCTTGGTTTAGATGCGTCACAAAGCTTCGGCGGCGACGGAATCGTGCCAATGTTCATGAGTGGTCCGTGGATGGTTAATACACTGAAAGACACTGCCCCTGATATTGACGGAAAATGGGCAACTGCTGTATTACCTAAAAAAGAAAATAACGAATCAAGCTTAGGTGGCGCAAACCTTTCTATCTTCAAATATAGTAACAAAAAAGATGATGCCCTAAAATTCATGGACTACATGAGCCAACCTGACGTGCAATTATCTTGGTTGAAAGATACTAACTCGATGCCAGCTCGTATGGATGCTTGGGAAGACGATATGCTGAAAAACGACCCTTACTACAAAGTCTTCGGCGAACAAATGAAAACAGCTGAACCAATGCCACTTATCCCGCAATTTGAAGAAATCGCACAACTTTACGGAAAATCTTGGGAACAAATTTATCGCGGTGGCGCAGATGTACAAACACAAATGGATACATTTAACGATCAAGTAGAAACCCTTCTTAAAAAATAACGAATAAAAAGGGCAAATGATTCTAGTCTGCCATTTGCCCTTTTAGAATGGAACTGATGTTATGAAACAATTTCTAAATAAAAACACGCCATATTTGTTTATTTCGCCAGCACTGTTTTTACTTCTTCTGTTTTCCTTGCTTCCGATTTTGCTTGCTTTTGTCATTAGTTTTACAGATATCGATTTAGTCGGGCTTGCCGATTATTCTAAGATTAACTTTATTGGGATAGATAATTACGTCAATATAATGCAAGACCCGGTATTTTTAAAATCTATTTTTAACACGCTTTTCTATGTAATTATTGGCGTTCCACTGGTTATCGTTTGCTCGCTTGGTATTGCGCTGATGATTAACTTTTCGCAAGCGAAGATTTTCCAGTTTTTCCGGTTAATTTTCTATACACCTTCGATTACAAACGTTGTTGCTGTGGCCGTTGTTTGGAGTTACTTATATAATCCACGGTTTGGTTTACTTAACTATTTGCTTTCCTTTTTAGACCTCGGACCTGTTCCTTGGCTACAAGATCCTACGATTGCGAAAATTTCACTGATTATTCTTGCTGTGTGGCGGGCAATCGGTGTGAATATGATTATTTTCTTAGCGGCACTTCAAGGGATTCCGCGTGAATACTACGAAGCTGCCTCGCTTGACGGCGCCAATAGTCGTCAACAATTGTTTAAAATTACCGTACCGATGCTTCGATTTGCAATTTTCTTCGTAACTGTTACGACGATGATTGGTTGGTTGCAATTCTTCGAGGAACCGTTCGTTATGACGGAAGGCGGACCGCTCGATAGTACAAACTCAGTCGCCCTCTTTATTTATCAAAACGGTTTCCAATTAAGTAAATTTGGTTATGCCGCTGCCGGATCATTTATCTTGTTTATCGCGATTATTATTATCACGATTATCCAGTTCCGGATTCAGCGTAAAAATAATGGCGGGGATATTTAAGAGAGGAGTGTTATAAATGAATCAATATAGACAAAAATCGCGCGGCGCCCAAATTGCCGTAATTACAATTTTAACGGTCGGCGGATTCTTTATGATTTTACCGTTCATCTGGATGGTTCTCTCCTCTTTGAAAACGGATGCTGAAATTTTAAAAATCCCACCTACAATTTGGCCAGAAACATTTACACTGGATAATTTCACGAAGCTATTCACCGAGATGGACTTTGCTATTTACTTGAAAAATACGTTAATTATCGTGTTCTTCTCGTTTTTCGGTTTATTTTTAAATGCGATGGCGGGGTATGGCTTTGCTAAATTTAAATTTAAAGGGAAAAACAAGTTATTTTATCTCGTTCTTGCTACGATGATGATTCCCGGACAAGTAACGATGATTCCGGTTTATCTACTGCTTAATGCGGCTGGATTAACCAATACCATGACAGGGATTGTACTTCCTGGACTAGTTGGTGCTTTTGGGATTTTCTTATTCCGCCAATTTATGTCCACCATTTCCGACGATTTACTAGAAGCAGCTCGACTTGATGGTGCTAGTGAATTTTATATTTTCTGGCGGATCGTTATTCCGATTTCCCGCCCAGTGCTTGCAGTCCAAGGAATTCTCACTTTTATCGCTGGTTGGAACTCGTTCTTATGGCCGTTAATCATTGCCAACGACGAAAAATTCTACACCCTATCAGTAGGGCTTCAACTTCTAAAAGGGCAATACGGCAGCAACTACGCGTTACAAATGGCTGGCGCAACCTTCATGGTTATTCCAATCATCTTGATTTTCATGACTTTCCAAAAATATATTTTAAAAGGCTTCAATGTTTCTGGAATGAAATAATTGGGCAAAAAAAAGAGCTTATTCCTTTTTCAGGATAAGCTCTTTTTCTATTATGGTAAAAACGTTTCGCCCATTAAGTAAAAGTCTACTTCACGAGCCGCTTCTCTTCCTTCTGCAATCGCGGTTACGACTAAACTTTGACCATGACGTGCATCCCCGCAAGCAAACACGCCTTCTTCACTCGTACGATAAAATCCTTTAGCAGCATCAATCGTATGACGGTCTGTTTTTCCTACACCAAAATTCGTGAAAATATCTTCGGTCGTACCAGCAAAACCAATAGCGATTAAAACCATATCAACGTCAAAATATTTTTCGCTTCCTTCAACCGGCGTATACGTTCTAGCAGCCTTATCTTCCACTACTTCTACCGTATGAAGACCAACAAGATTCCCTGCTGTGTCTTTTTCGAAAGAAGTGGTATTGATGAGGTATTCACGCGGATCCCTTCCGTAGACCGCTTCTGCTTCTTCGTGTGCATAGTCCATTTTGAATACACGTGGATATTGCGGCCAAGGGTTTTCACCATCGCGTAGTTCTGGAAGTTTGTCTTGAATACCGAACTGGTAAATACTTTTAGCGCCCTGTCTAAGCGCAGTTGCCACACAGTCAGCACCAGTATCACCGCCACCGATAATTACGACATTTTTTCCTTTAGCAGAGAGTGTTTGCACCCCGCCATTATCCAAATTGTCGCGCGTACTTTGTGTTAAATACGGCACAGCGAAGTGAATACCAGTCGCATCACGTCCAGCAAGTGGGATATCACGTGCGTTACCAGCTCCTGTTGCAAGAACAATCGAGTCATACTCTGCTCGCAGCTCTTCAAAAGTCACATCTGTACCAGCGGCAACACCAGTCACAAATTCAATGCCTTCTTCTGCCATCAAATTTACTCGACGTGTTACTTGCTCTTTTTCGAGTTTCATAGTTGGAATGCCGTACATTAATAAACCGCCAACTCGGTCACTTTTTTCAATGACCGTTACGTTATGACCAGCTTTATTCAATTGATCGGCACAAGCCAGCCCCGCAGGACCAGAACCAATCACAGCAATTCGTTTACCTGTGCGTTTTTTAGGAGGAGCTGGTTTAATCCACCCTTCTTCAAAACCGCGGTCGATAATCGCTTTTTCAATTGATTTAATTCCTACTGCGGGTTCTGAAATTGCTACTGTACAGCCACCTTCACACGGCGCCGGACAAATCCGTCCAGTAAACTCCGGAAAGTTATTTGTTTTTAATAACAGTTGTAATGCTTCGTACCAATCACCCCGGTAAACTGCATCGTTCCACTCTGGAATTAAATTATGCAGTGGACAACCTGATACGCCATTTTTAATTTCCATGCCAACGCTACAAAACGGTACACCGCAATCCATACAACGTGCAGCTTGTAATGTTAAGTCCGCTGTCGGCATTGGTAAACTATATTCATTCCAGTCACGCGTCCGACTTTTCGGATCGCGTCCTGGCGAAGGGATTCGGTCATATTCCATAAATCCAGTTGCTTTTCCCATGGTTTCACTCCTCTCTATTTCGCCGCTCCGGCAACTAATTTTCCATCTTTATGTTCATAAAAAGCTTGTAATTCTGCTTCATCGTGTGTTTTTCCAGTTTGTTCAAGCGTTGTGATTCTTGTTAGCATCATTTCATATTCATTTGGAATAACGAAGATGAAATTCGCTTGCTCCGCTTCCCAATTGCTGAGAATGGCTTTGGCAAACTCGCTTCCTGTAAGATTTGCGTGTTGTTCGATTAGCTGCTTCAATTTAGCTAATTCAGACGCAGCTAACTTGGAACGGCTGTTTACTAGTTCGTGATTGATTTTAGTAGTAGTTTCTTGTTTATTGTTAGTATAAATGTAAGCTACTCCACCAGACATTCCGGCCGCAAAGTTCTCGCCAATTTCTCCGAGGATAACGACTGCACCGCCTGTCATATATTCACAACCGTTGTCGCCAATACCTTCTACGACAGCTGTCGCACCACTATTCCGAACGGCGAAACGCGCACCCGCTTTTCCGTGCATATAAGCATGTCCGCCAGTTGCACCGTATAGCGTTACATTTCCGACAATCGCAGAATCATGTGGTTTGATTGGTGTTTTCGCATCTGGACTGACAATTAATTTACCACCAGAAAGCCCTTTACCGAAGTAGTCATTGGCATCGCCGTGGATTCGCAGCGTCATACCAAGCGGCGTATAAGCACCAAAACTTTGACCTGCTGAACCAACAAAATCAAGCGAAATCGTATCTTCTGGCAAACCTTCTGCGCCGTACTTTTTACTAATAAAGGATCCAGCAATCGTCCCAATCGCACGGTCAATGTTGCGTACAGCGAAAGTTCCAGTTACTTTTTCACCGTTTTCAAGTGCCGGTTTAATTAATGGCACAATTTCGCGCATATCGAGTGTTTGGTCGATTTTATGATCTTGTTGTTTGGTGCAATATTGGACTTGATTTTTATAGAAATCATCACTGTAAAGCATATTCGAAAAGTCGATGTATTTCGCTTTCCAATGCGCCTCTTTTTTCTCGTGGGTCGTTAGTAACTCTTTATGTCCAATTACTTCTGTCAAACTTCTAAAGCCAAGTTCCGCCATCATTTCACGCATTTCTGCAACAATAAAATGGAAGAAGTTTACTACGTAGTCTGCGGAACCATTGAATTTTTTACGAAGTTCTGGATTTTGTGTTGCTACACCAACTGGACATGTATCTAAATGGCAAACGCGCATCATAACGCAACCAAGTGTTACAAGTGGCGCAGTGGCGAACCCGAATTCTTCCGCTCCTAGCATTGCGGCAACTAAGACATCTTTCCCAGTCATTAGTTTTCCGTCCGTTTCGACAACGACTTTGTTTCTTAGGCCATTTAGAAGTAAAGTTTGGTGCGTTTCCGCTAAGCCGATTTCCCACGGTACACCCGCGTGACGGATACTCGTTCTTGCGGCAGCACCAGTTCCACCTTCATAACCACTTACCAAAATAACGTCGGCATTCCCTTTCGCTACCCCAGCAGCAATCGTACCAATACCGGTTTTCGAAACTAGCTTCACGTTAACGCGCGCATTTTGGTTGGCATTTTTTAAATCGAAAATTAGTTGCGATAAATCTTCAATCGAATAAATATCATGATGCGGCGGTGGCGAAATAAGGCCAACACCTGTTGTGGAGCCACGTGTTTTCGAAATCCATGGATATACTTTATTCCCTGGCAAATGTCCACCCTCGCCCGGTTTTGCGCCTTGAGCCATTTTGATTTGCAGTTCTTCTGCATTGACCAAATAATGACTTGTTACGCCGAAACGACCAGAGGCAATTTGTTTGATGGCACTTCTACGCCAGTCGCCATTTTCGTCCGGTGTAAAGCGGTTCGGGTTTTCGCCGCCTTCCCCACTATTACTTTTTCCGCCGATGCGGTTCATCGCGATAGCAAGCGCCTCATGAGCTTCTTGGCTAATTGAACCATAAGACATCGCACCTGACTTAAATCGTTTGAAAATCGCTTCTGCTGGCTCTACCTCGTCCAGTGGAATCGGCTTGCGATCACTTGTAAAAGTTAACAGCCCTCTTAAAAAGGCATTATTTTGATTTTGCATTAAATCTGAATATAAATTATACGTTTCGCGGTCATTTTCGCGCGTCGCTTGTTGCAAGGAATGAATCGCCAGTGGATTGTATACATGGTATTCTCCATTGGAACGCCATTGATACTCGCCGCCAGTATTCAGCGTGAAACTTTGGTAGCCAATATCATGATAGGCTTCGCGGTGACGTAACCAAGCTTCTTGGGCAATTACTTCTAGTGGAATCCCGCCAATTTGGGAAGCTGTTCCTGGGAAATAATGTTTAATCACATCATCGCCAATTCCGATAGCTTCAAAAATCTGCGCACCTCGGTAACTTTGGACAGTTGAGATCCCCATTTTCGACATAATTTTCAAAATGCCGTCCGTGATAGCTTCAATATAGCGACTTTCCGCCTCATCAAGCGTAAAGCCTTTGATGCGACCTTCTTTAATTAAGCCATCAAATGTATCAATAGCTAGACTTGGGAATACTGCATCCGCCCCGTAGCCAATTAATAACGCACATTGGTGCACATCGCGGGCTTCCGCTGTTTTCACAATAATACTAACTTGTGTCCGCGTTCCTGCTTTGACTAAATGATGATGCAAGCCACTTACAGCTAGCAATGAAGGAATACCAATCCAATCCGCATCCACGCCATCATCTGTTAATACAAGCAACTCTGCGCCGCCTGCGATTTTTTTATCGGCTTCTATAAACAATGCTTCCAAGCGCGCCTCTAAGCTGTCACGCTCTTCTGCTTTAAATAAAATCGATAACGTTTCCGTTTGTTTCGCGAATTTCGTTTGCTGTGCAAGTGCCGCAAATTCTTTTCGTGATAAAATTGGTGTTTTCAATCGAATTCGGTTCGCATTTTTCGCCGTAGGATTTAAAATATTTCCTTCATCCCCGAGCAGCGTCATTGCAGAAGTAACCGTTTCTTCACGAATCCCATCAATTGGCGGGTTCGTTACTTGAGCAAAAAGTTGTTTGAAATAATTAAATAATACTTGCGGACGTTGGCTTAAAACGGCAAGTGGTGCGTCATAACCCATTGCGCCCATTGGATCTTTTTTCTCCGTTACCATCGGAATCAAAATTTTATTTAATTCGTCTTGCGTGTAACCAAATGCGCGTTGTTTTTTAAAGCGTTCGGACTTATCCATCGCTTCATAACGTAAATCTGCTGGCACTAAGTCAGCAATCTCCGTCATTTCCGCATTCAGCCATTCACGGTAAGGCTTTTCAGTTGTCAGTTCTGTTTTTAATTCAGAATCCGTCACAATGCGTCCTTCTTCTAAATCGATTAATAGCATTGTCCCCGCGCCAACCGTTTCTTTGCGAATAATCTCACTCGGCTCAACTGGTACAACACCCGTTTCCGAAGAATAAATAATCGTATGGTCTTTCGTTTCATAATAACGCGCCGGACGTAAACCATTTCTATCCAAAATAGTCCCGATAACGCGACCATTCGTAAATGAAATCGAAGTCGGTCCATCCCACGGCTCCATTAGCGTACTATGATATTCGTAAAAAGCGCGTTTCGGATCTGTCATGTGCGGATTTTTGTCCCAAGGTTCTGGAATAAGCATCATCGCCGCATGAGGTAACGAACGCCCAGCTTGCACTAAAAATTCCAGCGCATTATCCAAAGTCGCTGAGTCACTACCACTTTCATCAATAATTGGAAGTAACTTCGCTAAATCGTCACCAAGTAAGCCAGATTCTGCTCTTTTCTCCCGAGCTTTCATCCAGTTAACATTGCCACGTTGCGTATTAATTTCACCGTTATGAATTAAATAACGATACGGATGCGCCCGCTCCCAACTAGGAAACGTATTCGTTGAAAAGCGCGAATGCACTAGCGCAAAAGCTGATACGTAAGCCGGATCCGCTAAATCTAAATAATATTGATTAATTTGTTCTGGTAGTAACATTCCTTTAAAAATAACCGTTCGCGTTGATAAACTTGGAACGTAGAAAGTTTCTGTAATTTGTTCAGAAGTCGCAGCAAACTTTTCGACTTGTTTTCTAATTAAATAAAGTGCCCGTTCAAATCCCGCTTCATCTAGCTCAGCATTTTTTTGAATGAATAATTGATAAATTGCTGGTTCTGTTTCTCTTGCACCCGCGCCAACCTTTGTTACATCCGTTGGCAATTTGCGCCAGCCAAGAAAAATTTGTCCTTCACTCGCAATCAGTTTTTCTGTTTCAGCCATTAAGCATTCGCGTTCGGTTTTAGTTTGCGGGAAATTAAACATCCCAACAGCATAATGATATTTTTCAGGCAAATGAATTCCTAATTTGCTACATTCACGTCGGAAGAAAGAGTCAGAAATTTCAAGTAAAATACCAGCTCCATCGCCCGTATCTCCACCAACTTCTCCGCCGCGGTGCTTTAATTGGCAAAGCATATGAATCCCTTGCTCGACAATTTTATGAGAGGAAATCTTTTTAATATTTGCTACGAAGCCAATTCCACAAGCATCGTGTTCATTTTCTGGATTGTATAGGCCGTGTTTTTTTGGTAAATTAGTTTGTTTCATCCTAGTTCCTCCTCTTCAAAAACCGAATCTTTGTAGGTCTTTCTGGTAATTATTCAAATTAACTGACAATTAACCAGCGATTCAGCTTACCTTACATTTCTTGTAGTATCTATTTTATTCCTTTTCATTTATCGAAACAATATATATAATAGAATAAAACAATCTCATTTTGAGAACAATCGGAGGTAAGAAATGGAACTACGACAATTAAAGTATTTTATGGAAGTAGCCCGCGTCGAGCATATGACCAAAGCTAGTGAGAATTTGCACGTAGCCCAATCTGCCGTAAGTAGACAGATAACGAAACTGGAAGAAGAACTCGGTGTGCATTTATTTGACCGTGTTGGTAGAAATATGCAACTTACAAGTGTCGGTCAAGAGTTTCTAAAGCAAGCCGCCATCGCTTTAAATGAATTGCAAAAAGCCGAAGCGCTCGTAACGGAATACACCGATCCCGCAAAAGGAACCGTCCGCGTTGGCTTACCTAACTCGCTTTCGACCAAAGTTTTGCCATCCGTCATTTCTACTTTCCGGGAAAAATATCCGCAAATCACCTATAAATTTATGGAAGGAACCAATGAAGAGCTTACCGAAATGTTGCTAAACGGCGCGCTTGATATGACTTTCTTATCCCCCGTCCCCGAATCTAGTGACCAAATCGAAGCCATTCGTTTCTTTGATGAGAAATTGAAATTAATCGTTCCCGAGAATCATCCGCTTGCTGAAAACTTTAATGTTTCCCTAAAAGAACTTGCTACCGAAAAATTCGTTCTTTACCCGGAAGACTTTGATTTATATAAAATCGTAACAAAAGCCGCCAATAAAAAAGGCTTCGCGCCGCAAATTGCTTTTCAAAGTAGAGATTTTTATACGATTCAAGGGCTGGTCGGGGCTGGACTTGGTATTAGCATTTTACCGGAAATGATTTTAGATGGTGCGATTTTTAAAGAAACGAAAAGTATTGCGTTGCGCGACAAAGAATTGCGCCGTTCGGTTGGGATTATTACGACAAAAAAACGGAACCTATCCCCTTCCGAGAATTTGTTCCGTTCGTTTATTATTTCGTTCTTTTCTAATTAAGCATTTACCGAAAACGCAGCTGGATAATGAATCGTTCCTGCTAAATTTTCTAAACTGGCATCATACAGTTCTAACAACATAAAGTATTCAGCAGGCACATCAAATGGCGCTGGAATCGCAAATTGCTCAGAAGGAATAAATCCAAATCG
The sequence above is a segment of the Listeria cossartiae subsp. cossartiae genome. Coding sequences within it:
- the gltB gene encoding glutamate synthase large subunit → MKQTNLPKKHGLYNPENEHDACGIGFVANIKKISSHKIVEQGIHMLCQLKHRGGEVGGDTGDGAGILLEISDSFFRRECSKLGIHLPEKYHYAVGMFNFPQTKTERECLMAETEKLIASEGQIFLGWRKLPTDVTKVGAGARETEPAIYQLFIQKNAELDEAGFERALYLIRKQVEKFAATSEQITETFYVPSLSTRTVIFKGMLLPEQINQYYLDLADPAYVSAFALVHSRFSTNTFPSWERAHPYRYLIHNGEINTQRGNVNWMKAREKRAESGLLGDDLAKLLPIIDESGSDSATLDNALEFLVQAGRSLPHAAMMLIPEPWDKNPHMTDPKRAFYEYHSTLMEPWDGPTSISFTNGRVIGTILDRNGLRPARYYETKDHTIIYSSETGVVPVEPSEIIRKETVGAGTMLLIDLEEGRIVTDSELKTELTTEKPYREWLNAEMTEIADLVPADLRYEAMDKSERFKKQRAFGYTQDELNKILIPMVTEKKDPMGAMGYDAPLAVLSQRPQVLFNYFKQLFAQVTNPPIDGIREETVTSAMTLLGDEGNILNPTAKNANRIRLKTPILSRKEFAALAQQTKFAKQTETLSILFKAEERDSLEARLEALFIEADKKIAGGAELLVLTDDGVDADWIGIPSLLAVSGLHHHLVKAGTRTQVSIIVKTAEARDVHQCALLIGYGADAVFPSLAIDTFDGLIKEGRIKGFTLDEAESRYIEAITDGILKIMSKMGISTVQSYRGAQIFEAIGIGDDVIKHYFPGTASQIGGIPLEVIAQEAWLRHREAYHDIGYQSFTLNTGGEYQWRSNGEYHVYNPLAIHSLQQATRENDRETYNLYSDLMQNQNNAFLRGLLTFTSDRKPIPLDEVEPAEAIFKRFKSGAMSYGSISQEAHEALAIAMNRIGGKSNSGEGGENPNRFTPDENGDWRRSAIKQIASGRFGVTSHYLVNAEELQIKMAQGAKPGEGGHLPGNKVYPWISKTRGSTTGVGLISPPPHHDIYSIEDLSQLIFDLKNANQNARVNVKLVSKTGIGTIAAGVAKGNADVILVSGYEGGTGAAARTSIRHAGVPWEIGLAETHQTLLLNGLRNKVVVETDGKLMTGKDVLVAAMLGAEEFGFATAPLVTLGCVMMRVCHLDTCPVGVATQNPELRKKFNGSADYVVNFFHFIVAEMREMMAELGFRSLTEVIGHKELLTTHEKKEAHWKAKYIDFSNMLYSDDFYKNQVQYCTKQQDHKIDQTLDMREIVPLIKPALENGEKVTGTFAVRNIDRAIGTIAGSFISKKYGAEGLPEDTISLDFVGSAGQSFGAYTPLGMTLRIHGDANDYFGKGLSGGKLIVSPDAKTPIKPHDSAIVGNVTLYGATGGHAYMHGKAGARFAVRNSGATAVVEGIGDNGCEYMTGGAVVILGEIGENFAAGMSGGVAYIYTNNKQETTTKINHELVNSRSKLAASELAKLKQLIEQHANLTGSEFAKAILSNWEAEQANFIFVIPNEYEMMLTRITTLEQTGKTHDEAELQAFYEHKDGKLVAGAAK
- a CDS encoding LysR family transcriptional regulator, whose amino-acid sequence is MELRQLKYFMEVARVEHMTKASENLHVAQSAVSRQITKLEEELGVHLFDRVGRNMQLTSVGQEFLKQAAIALNELQKAEALVTEYTDPAKGTVRVGLPNSLSTKVLPSVISTFREKYPQITYKFMEGTNEELTEMLLNGALDMTFLSPVPESSDQIEAIRFFDEKLKLIVPENHPLAENFNVSLKELATEKFVLYPEDFDLYKIVTKAANKKGFAPQIAFQSRDFYTIQGLVGAGLGISILPEMILDGAIFKETKSIALRDKELRRSVGIITTKKRNLSPSENLFRSFIISFFSN
- a CDS encoding glutamate synthase subunit beta encodes the protein MGKATGFMEYDRIPSPGRDPKSRTRDWNEYSLPMPTADLTLQAARCMDCGVPFCSVGMEIKNGVSGCPLHNLIPEWNDAVYRGDWYEALQLLLKTNNFPEFTGRICPAPCEGGCTVAISEPAVGIKSIEKAIIDRGFEEGWIKPAPPKKRTGKRIAVIGSGPAGLACADQLNKAGHNVTVIEKSDRVGGLLMYGIPTMKLEKEQVTRRVNLMAEEGIEFVTGVAAGTDVTFEELRAEYDSIVLATGAGNARDIPLAGRDATGIHFAVPYLTQSTRDNLDNGGVQTLSAKGKNVVIIGGGDTGADCVATALRQGAKSIYQFGIQDKLPELRDGENPWPQYPRVFKMDYAHEEAEAVYGRDPREYLINTTSFEKDTAGNLVGLHTVEVVEDKAARTYTPVEGSEKYFDVDMVLIAIGFAGTTEDIFTNFGVGKTDRHTIDAAKGFYRTSEEGVFACGDARHGQSLVVTAIAEGREAAREVDFYLMGETFLP